The region AAGTACATATTGAAGTTAAATATAAATTAGGGATAATATAATTTAAGAGTTGCCAAAAAAAAATCTGGTAAACAATAAATTTCTTTTGagattattatataaaatttatcagatagtaaattaaattaaaatgatttttttttcataattaatcAAATTTAAAGTAATAATCTATGAGTAGTTTAAGAGGGGTATAAAAATACTCACAGCATCCCTAACAACAAGTGAAGGCTTGGCATTGTGATTGCAAAGATCCAAACACACTTCCATTCCTGAATTCCCACATCCCACAACCAATACTTTCTTTCCTTTATAAGCACTTCCACTTTTGTACTCCGATGTATGCTTTACCTCCCCACAAAACTCTGCCATCCCTTTAATAGTCGGCACCACCGCCTCTGCATTCTCTCCGGTAGCCACCACTAACCACCGGCAAACATACTCCATCTCCTCACCTTTCATCCCCACACTCTTCACTCTCCACATCCCTACACTCTCATCATACTCAGCTCTCTCGACACTCTGCTCGAACACCGGCTCGATTCTAAACCTTTTAGCATACGTTTCTAAGTACTCAATGAACTGTTGTTTAGTAGGGTATGCCGGAAAATCCTCCGGGAATGACATGAGTGGCAACTCACAGAACTTTTTTGGAAGGTGTAGCCGGAGACGGTCGTAGGTTTTGAGTTGCCAAAGAGACGCTATGCAATTTGATCGCTCAAGAACGACGCTGGGGACACCTTGCTCCCTCAAGCAGGCAGCAGCGGCGAGGCCAGATGGTCCAGCTCCGACGATTACTGGACCAGGAACCAATACTTGGCGTCTCCATTTAGGATAAGAAAGCACACAGTGAGGATCATGAGCCATTTTACCTTGTAATTCTCTTAAATTATTCAtacttgtgtatatatatatacacgttgTTTAAGGGATTGAACAAAATGGATTTTTGGGAAATGGGGTCTTTGGATTAAATGAGATTAAAGAGCGAGGGATGTTGATATATGAATACACGCATTCCAATTGTTCATAGGAGAGAGTGTGAAGAGTTAAATAAGGTGAGTGTATATAGGAGAGTTGAGTAGTATGGAGGAACTAATGCGAGTGGGGacatatatatagttttttttttatttttttattttttattcaaaacattatatatatatatatatatatatatatatatatatatatatatatatatatatatatatatatatatatatatatatatatatatatatatatatatattagtttataacctggaaaccaaaattataaaattattcaaacttttacagtaaaaacttaaaattattaataagttattttaaataaattattaatttaagagatatttttattagttatgtgaaattataatcactgattctaataaatatataaaattaatttttaatatatattagatattttttatttgtgaattaatgaaaaaaataatttaaaatttaaaatttaaaatataatcacattaatgaggagatctaataaatttaaaatggaaaactaatagattAACAAGtgacaacacattaattaaaatgtctaatataatgacacatggcaaaaaaaCTACTCTTTTTTTAGTATACTAGGCGAATAGCCGCGCGTTGCGCAACGTAAAATTAcgtacttaaaattttgacaaataaatattaatatatgttattgatatttatatcataataccTTTCATATTTTACCCTACTATTTCATGTTATTCAAAATATAAcgttttcatttttagaaataTATTAATGTTGTTTTTTTGTATTTGATGGGTTCTTTTCTATCAAAGCCAAAACATCCAACAAATACTACGAAATCTATGTTTGTTTATCACCACACAACTCTAATTCTCGAATTCAATCCCGATTACGCTACTGCAAATGCACAAAGTGACA is a window of Lactuca sativa cultivar Salinas chromosome 1, Lsat_Salinas_v11, whole genome shotgun sequence DNA encoding:
- the LOC111889622 gene encoding indole-3-pyruvate monooxygenase YUCCA6 — translated: MNNLRELQGKMAHDPHCVLSYPKWRRQVLVPGPVIVGAGPSGLAAAACLREQGVPSVVLERSNCIASLWQLKTYDRLRLHLPKKFCELPLMSFPEDFPAYPTKQQFIEYLETYAKRFRIEPVFEQSVERAEYDESVGMWRVKSVGMKGEEMEYVCRWLVVATGENAEAVVPTIKGMAEFCGEVKHTSEYKSGSAYKGKKVLVVGCGNSGMEVCLDLCNHNAKPSLVVRDAVHVLPRDIMGQSTFGLSMRLLKWFPMRLVDWFLLIMSWWILGNTARFGLDRPTVGPLELKNLSGKTPVLDVGALAKIKSGDIMICPSIQHIGHRNVKFVNGKVEDFDAIILATGYKSNVPSWLKEKNMFSEIDGYPRRPFPNGWKGAYGLYVVGFTKRGLLGASADAKRIAEDISKCWKAEANHPSSTIKHSFLLQP